From one Passer domesticus isolate bPasDom1 chromosome 15, bPasDom1.hap1, whole genome shotgun sequence genomic stretch:
- the CFAP70 gene encoding cilia- and flagella-associated protein 70 isoform X1 → MSQPIPVQITVGNAQDLKTLKSSLLLTVVRVEYNGAGLGESSKTNVLPDGTAEYDFSTSFEYSPDGPNSLDVLVQKPLLLTLLEVAAKEKKKTEKVTPLAQAVVDLLPLLQGVRSLKVLAPLYAVPAFPSAMPHPEATAGLEVIVSTKELLLSATQFSSGNLLSITLEAAYSVPEAFTPDAQQNYMACLQIPAAGEKELPLLFKNGILKADGEKEPFPRPKNWPLGPLLAPDALNIPNSFIVGGPYEDEDGELTKSEDRAFRIQAESSRRVVWDTEIRCFLDAAAVATLQSRIAECRHWPVELCRMSMSSGGKGKASKLDKRDEDKQIAFHGVAYVNMLHLLCPGVKQIRGAFRVFNYQDSEVFEKTRVQYSIFRDRRSQLSLGKERLGTSPGSKAAPNKTQKEEKDSNATQYSEAGTFLVMEINLDRPLVPKRLREELVQRVKELIPPHPALPPRTEGAKKVVEDYHKRVTSVAVAILREYHELFGKQLPDQGMMDHKTMEEQKRQLNYELNTSGKYFAFKEQLKYSVVKIVREKYLKTTAFETKEKLQEFLSELYVYLVDHMHMALNKLLSGEDVSPAPPPYTTRKQLLLFAREAEANKDLNLASLFYKQRIARDQRSIQSWLAYGAFCLLHEDATKAQECFQQAVCLDPQHIQSLLLCGIVAVKLQHYEEAEIFFEDACCLEPSSIIAWTLAGLFYELQNNYIQAERSFREAKKLLRAELEEERRLLEAAEGEEKKPSSPSTDPEKIPDSSADKPPEAVEGVTSNEEATAVQEVPEAAEPQPPPCTIFMKTVEFLMKFNAVRFVHKALAHELLSLQGGPTCAYYLALAWTYLLREDFPRCGQCLCEAARIDPLNPNVWAQKGHLFYLQKDFDKAKDCYERVISFVEDAADMHFVYLRLGSIYLDEKEYGRAKHIYLLACDNSASCLTWLGVGIACYRLEEMLEAEDALSEANALNNTNAEVWGYLALICLQGGRQLEAEQCYKYTVKLGLQNDALLQEIRAAQHRFGFGDPSL, encoded by the exons ATGTCACAGCCAATACCAGTACAGATCACAGTCGGGAATGCTCAGGACCTG AAAACTCTCAAAAGCAGCTTGCTGCTTACGGTGGTGCGTGTGGAGTACAACGGAGCAGGCCTGGGAGAGTCCTCCAAGACTAATGTGCTGCCAGATGGGACAGCAGAATATGACTTCAGCACCAGCTTTGAGTACAGCCCCGATGGGCCCAACTCCTTGGATGTCCTTGTGCAGAAACCACTGCTCT TGACACTGCTAGAAGTGGCagcaaaggagaagaaaaaaacagagaaagtcACTCCTCTTGCCCAAGCTGTGGTGGACCTTCTACCTCTGCTGCAAG GAGTGCGCTCACTGAAGGTTCTTGCTCCTTTGTATGCAGTGCCTGCCTTCCCATCAGCGATGCCTCACCCCGAGGCCACG GCTGGCCTTGAAGTGATAGTGAGCACCAAAGagctcctgctctctgccaccCAGTTCTCAAGTGGAAACCTCCTGAGCATCACGCTGGAGGCAGCTTATTCTGTCCCTGAAGCCTTTACTCCTGACGCCCAGCAAAACTACATGGCTTGTTTGCAAATACCAGCAGCTGGTGAG AAAGAATTGCCATTGCTCTTCAAGAATGGCATCCTGAAAGCTGATGGTGAAAAAGAACCATTCCCCCGGCCCAAAAACTGGCCCCTTGGCCCCCTCCTGGCCCCTGATGCTCTGAACATACCTAACTCCTTTATTGTTGGTGGGCCctatgaggatgaggatggagagctCACCAAAAGCGAG GACAGGGCATTCAGGATCCAGGCCGAGAGCTCGAGGAGGGTGGTGTGGGACACAGAAATACGCTGTTTCCTggatgctgctgcagtggccaC cctgcagtcGCGCATTGCCGAGTGCCGCCACTGGCCCGTGGAGCTCTGCAGGATGTCCATGTCCTCAGGTGGCAAAGGCAAAGCCAGCAAACTTGACAAG AGAGATGAGGACAAGCAGATTGCCTTCCATGGCGTGGCATATGTCAACATGTTGCATttgctgtgccctggggtgAAGCAGATCCGAGGGGCCTTCCGTGTCTTTAACTACCAGGACAGCGAGGTGTTTGAGAAG ACCAGAGTTCAGTACAGTATTTTCCGGGACCGCAGGTCACAGCTCAGTCTGGGCAAGGAAAGGCTGGGGACCTCTCCTggcagcaaagctgctcccaATAAGActcagaaggaagagaaagattcCAATGCAACG CAATACAGCGAGGCAGGAACGTTCCTGGTGATGGAGATAAATCTGGACAGGCCCTTGGTCCCAAAGCGGCTGCGGGAGGAGCTGGTCCAGCG ggtgaaggagctgATTCCTCCCCACCCTGCGCTGCCCCCGCGGACGGAAGGAGCCAAGAAG gtgGTGGAGGATTATCACAAACGTGTCACAAGTGTTGCTGTTGCCATCCTGAGAGAGTACCATGAGCTTTTTGGGAAGCAGCTGCCTGACCAGGGAATGATGGACCACAAAACCATGGAGGAACAAAAGCGTCAGCTCAACTATGAACTCAATACCTCtgggaaatattttgcttttaaggAACAGCTTAAG TATTCTGTGGTGAAGATTGTGAGGGAGAAATACCTGAAGACCACAGCATTTGAGACCAAGGAGAAGCTCCAGGAATTTCTCAGTGAGCTCTATGTGTACCTCGTGGACCACATGCACATGGCCCTGAACAAG CTCCTGTCTGGGGAAGATGTTTCTCCTGCCCCTCCACCCTACACAACCAGGAAGCAGCTCTTGCTCTTTGCTCGTGAAGCTGAAGCCAACAAGGACCTCAACCTGGCCTCTCTCTTCTACAAGCAG AGAATAGCTCGGGACCAGCGCAGCATCCAGTCCTGGCTGGCCTATGGAGCCTTCTGCCTCCTGCATGAGGATGCCACCAAAGCCCAGGAATGCTTCCAGCAGGCTGTTTGTCTGGACCCCCAGCACATCCAAAG cttgCTGCTCTGTGGCATTGTGGCTGTCAAGCTGCAGCACTATGAAGAGGCAGAGATTTTCTTTGAGGATGCCTGCTGCTTGGAGCCATCCAGCATCATAGCCTGGACCCTTGCAG GTTTGTTTTATGAGCTGCAGAATAATTACATTCAGGCAGAAAGGAGCTTCCGTGAGGCTAAGAAGCTCCTGCGAGCAGAGCttgaggaggagaggaggctcCTTGAGGCTgctgagggagaggagaaaaagccCAGTTCTCCCAGCACAGACCCAG AGAAGATTCCAGACAGCTCAGCTGACAAACCACCAGAGGCTGTGGAGGGTGTGACATCCAATGAAGAGGCTACAGCAGTGCAGGAAGTCCCagaag CTGCAGAACCTCAGCCACCTCCCTGCACAATCTTCATGAAGACAGTGGAATTCCTGATGAAATTCAATGCTGTCCGG TTTGTCCACAAGGCACTGGCCCACGAGCTGCTGAGCCTTCAGGGAGGCCCCACCTGTGCCTACTACCTGGCCCTGGCCTGGACCTACCTGCTGCGGGAAGACTTCCCCCGGTGTGGGCAGTGCCTGTGCGAGGCCGCTCGCATCGACCCCTTG AATCCAAACGTCTGGGCTCAGAAAGGGCACCTGTTCTACCTGCAGAAGGACTTTGACAAAGCAAAGGATTGCTATGAGCGAGTCATCAGCTTTGTGGAGGATGCTGCAGACATGCACTTTGTCTACCTGCGCCTGGGCTCCATCTACCTGGACGAGAAAGAG TACGGCCGGGCCAAGCACATCTACCTGCTCGCCTGTGACAACTCTGCCTCCTGTCTCACCTGGCTGGGCGTGGGCATCGCTTGCTACAGG CTGGAAGAGATGCTGGAAGCAGAAGATGCTCTCTCTGAAGCCAATGCCCTAAATAACACCAACGCTGAAGTGTGGGGATATCTCGCCCTCATCTGCCTGCAG GGCGGGCGGCAGCTGGAGGCGGAGCAGTGCTACAAATACACGGTCAAG CTCGGCCTGCAGAACGACGCGCTGCTGCAGGAGATCCGCGCCGCCCAGCACCGCTTCGGCTTCGGCGACCCCTCGCTCTGA
- the CFAP70 gene encoding cilia- and flagella-associated protein 70 isoform X4, translated as MSQPIPVQITVGNAQDLKTLKSSLLLTVVRVEYNGAGLGESSKTNVLPDGTAEYDFSTSFEYSPDGPNSLDVLVQKPLLLTLLEVAAKEKKKTEKVTPLAQAVVDLLPLLQGVRSLKVLAPLYAVPAFPSAMPHPEATAGLEVIVSTKELLLSATQFSSGNLLSITLEAAYSVPEAFTPDAQQNYMACLQIPAAGEKELPLLFKNGILKADGEKEPFPRPKNWPLGPLLAPDALNIPNSFIVGGPYEDEDGELTKSEDRAFRIQAESSRRVVWDTEIRCFLDAAAVATLQSRIAECRHWPVELCRMSMSSGGKGKASKLDKRDEDKQIAFHGVAYVNMLHLLCPGVKQIRGAFRVFNYQDSEVFEKTRVQYSIFRDRRSQLSLGKERLGTSPGSKAAPNKTQKEEKDSNATQYSEAGTFLVMEINLDRPLVPKRLREELVQRVKELIPPHPALPPRTEGAKKVVEDYHKRVTSVAVAILREYHELFGKQLPDQGMMDHKTMEEQKRQLNYELNTSGKYFAFKEQLKYSVVKIVREKYLKTTAFETKEKLQEFLSELYVYLVDHMHMALNKLLSGEDVSPAPPPYTTRKQLLLFAREAEANKDLNLASLFYKQRIARDQRSIQSWLAYGAFCLLHEDATKAQECFQQAVCLDPQHIQSLLLCGIVAVKLQHYEEAEIFFEDACCLEPSSIIAWTLAGLFYELQNNYIQAERSFREAKKLLRAELEEERRLLEAAEGEEKKPSSPSTDPEKIPDSSADKPPEAVEGVTSNEEATAVQEVPEAAEPQPPPCTIFMKTVEFLMKFNAVRNPNVWAQKGHLFYLQKDFDKAKDCYERVISFVEDAADMHFVYLRLGSIYLDEKEYGRAKHIYLLACDNSASCLTWLGVGIACYRLEEMLEAEDALSEANALNNTNAEVWGYLALICLQGGRQLEAEQCYKYTVKLGLQNDALLQEIRAAQHRFGFGDPSL; from the exons ATGTCACAGCCAATACCAGTACAGATCACAGTCGGGAATGCTCAGGACCTG AAAACTCTCAAAAGCAGCTTGCTGCTTACGGTGGTGCGTGTGGAGTACAACGGAGCAGGCCTGGGAGAGTCCTCCAAGACTAATGTGCTGCCAGATGGGACAGCAGAATATGACTTCAGCACCAGCTTTGAGTACAGCCCCGATGGGCCCAACTCCTTGGATGTCCTTGTGCAGAAACCACTGCTCT TGACACTGCTAGAAGTGGCagcaaaggagaagaaaaaaacagagaaagtcACTCCTCTTGCCCAAGCTGTGGTGGACCTTCTACCTCTGCTGCAAG GAGTGCGCTCACTGAAGGTTCTTGCTCCTTTGTATGCAGTGCCTGCCTTCCCATCAGCGATGCCTCACCCCGAGGCCACG GCTGGCCTTGAAGTGATAGTGAGCACCAAAGagctcctgctctctgccaccCAGTTCTCAAGTGGAAACCTCCTGAGCATCACGCTGGAGGCAGCTTATTCTGTCCCTGAAGCCTTTACTCCTGACGCCCAGCAAAACTACATGGCTTGTTTGCAAATACCAGCAGCTGGTGAG AAAGAATTGCCATTGCTCTTCAAGAATGGCATCCTGAAAGCTGATGGTGAAAAAGAACCATTCCCCCGGCCCAAAAACTGGCCCCTTGGCCCCCTCCTGGCCCCTGATGCTCTGAACATACCTAACTCCTTTATTGTTGGTGGGCCctatgaggatgaggatggagagctCACCAAAAGCGAG GACAGGGCATTCAGGATCCAGGCCGAGAGCTCGAGGAGGGTGGTGTGGGACACAGAAATACGCTGTTTCCTggatgctgctgcagtggccaC cctgcagtcGCGCATTGCCGAGTGCCGCCACTGGCCCGTGGAGCTCTGCAGGATGTCCATGTCCTCAGGTGGCAAAGGCAAAGCCAGCAAACTTGACAAG AGAGATGAGGACAAGCAGATTGCCTTCCATGGCGTGGCATATGTCAACATGTTGCATttgctgtgccctggggtgAAGCAGATCCGAGGGGCCTTCCGTGTCTTTAACTACCAGGACAGCGAGGTGTTTGAGAAG ACCAGAGTTCAGTACAGTATTTTCCGGGACCGCAGGTCACAGCTCAGTCTGGGCAAGGAAAGGCTGGGGACCTCTCCTggcagcaaagctgctcccaATAAGActcagaaggaagagaaagattcCAATGCAACG CAATACAGCGAGGCAGGAACGTTCCTGGTGATGGAGATAAATCTGGACAGGCCCTTGGTCCCAAAGCGGCTGCGGGAGGAGCTGGTCCAGCG ggtgaaggagctgATTCCTCCCCACCCTGCGCTGCCCCCGCGGACGGAAGGAGCCAAGAAG gtgGTGGAGGATTATCACAAACGTGTCACAAGTGTTGCTGTTGCCATCCTGAGAGAGTACCATGAGCTTTTTGGGAAGCAGCTGCCTGACCAGGGAATGATGGACCACAAAACCATGGAGGAACAAAAGCGTCAGCTCAACTATGAACTCAATACCTCtgggaaatattttgcttttaaggAACAGCTTAAG TATTCTGTGGTGAAGATTGTGAGGGAGAAATACCTGAAGACCACAGCATTTGAGACCAAGGAGAAGCTCCAGGAATTTCTCAGTGAGCTCTATGTGTACCTCGTGGACCACATGCACATGGCCCTGAACAAG CTCCTGTCTGGGGAAGATGTTTCTCCTGCCCCTCCACCCTACACAACCAGGAAGCAGCTCTTGCTCTTTGCTCGTGAAGCTGAAGCCAACAAGGACCTCAACCTGGCCTCTCTCTTCTACAAGCAG AGAATAGCTCGGGACCAGCGCAGCATCCAGTCCTGGCTGGCCTATGGAGCCTTCTGCCTCCTGCATGAGGATGCCACCAAAGCCCAGGAATGCTTCCAGCAGGCTGTTTGTCTGGACCCCCAGCACATCCAAAG cttgCTGCTCTGTGGCATTGTGGCTGTCAAGCTGCAGCACTATGAAGAGGCAGAGATTTTCTTTGAGGATGCCTGCTGCTTGGAGCCATCCAGCATCATAGCCTGGACCCTTGCAG GTTTGTTTTATGAGCTGCAGAATAATTACATTCAGGCAGAAAGGAGCTTCCGTGAGGCTAAGAAGCTCCTGCGAGCAGAGCttgaggaggagaggaggctcCTTGAGGCTgctgagggagaggagaaaaagccCAGTTCTCCCAGCACAGACCCAG AGAAGATTCCAGACAGCTCAGCTGACAAACCACCAGAGGCTGTGGAGGGTGTGACATCCAATGAAGAGGCTACAGCAGTGCAGGAAGTCCCagaag CTGCAGAACCTCAGCCACCTCCCTGCACAATCTTCATGAAGACAGTGGAATTCCTGATGAAATTCAATGCTGTCCGG AATCCAAACGTCTGGGCTCAGAAAGGGCACCTGTTCTACCTGCAGAAGGACTTTGACAAAGCAAAGGATTGCTATGAGCGAGTCATCAGCTTTGTGGAGGATGCTGCAGACATGCACTTTGTCTACCTGCGCCTGGGCTCCATCTACCTGGACGAGAAAGAG TACGGCCGGGCCAAGCACATCTACCTGCTCGCCTGTGACAACTCTGCCTCCTGTCTCACCTGGCTGGGCGTGGGCATCGCTTGCTACAGG CTGGAAGAGATGCTGGAAGCAGAAGATGCTCTCTCTGAAGCCAATGCCCTAAATAACACCAACGCTGAAGTGTGGGGATATCTCGCCCTCATCTGCCTGCAG GGCGGGCGGCAGCTGGAGGCGGAGCAGTGCTACAAATACACGGTCAAG CTCGGCCTGCAGAACGACGCGCTGCTGCAGGAGATCCGCGCCGCCCAGCACCGCTTCGGCTTCGGCGACCCCTCGCTCTGA
- the CFAP70 gene encoding cilia- and flagella-associated protein 70 isoform X3, producing MSQPIPVQITVGNAQDLKTLKSSLLLTVVRVEYNGAGLGESSKTNVLPDGTAEYDFSTSFEYSPDGPNSLDVLVQKPLLLTLLEVAAKEKKKTEKVTPLAQAVVDLLPLLQGVRSLKVLAPLYAVPAFPSAMPHPEATAGLEVIVSTKELLLSATQFSSGNLLSITLEAAYSVPEAFTPDAQQNYMACLQIPAAGEKELPLLFKNGILKADGEKEPFPRPKNWPLGPLLAPDALNIPNSFIVGGPYEDEDGELTKSEDRAFRIQAESSRRVVWDTEIRCFLDAAAVATLQSRIAECRHWPVELCRMSMSSGGKGKASKLDKTRVQYSIFRDRRSQLSLGKERLGTSPGSKAAPNKTQKEEKDSNATQYSEAGTFLVMEINLDRPLVPKRLREELVQRVKELIPPHPALPPRTEGAKKVVEDYHKRVTSVAVAILREYHELFGKQLPDQGMMDHKTMEEQKRQLNYELNTSGKYFAFKEQLKYSVVKIVREKYLKTTAFETKEKLQEFLSELYVYLVDHMHMALNKLLSGEDVSPAPPPYTTRKQLLLFAREAEANKDLNLASLFYKQRIARDQRSIQSWLAYGAFCLLHEDATKAQECFQQAVCLDPQHIQSLLLCGIVAVKLQHYEEAEIFFEDACCLEPSSIIAWTLAGLFYELQNNYIQAERSFREAKKLLRAELEEERRLLEAAEGEEKKPSSPSTDPEKIPDSSADKPPEAVEGVTSNEEATAVQEVPEAAEPQPPPCTIFMKTVEFLMKFNAVRFVHKALAHELLSLQGGPTCAYYLALAWTYLLREDFPRCGQCLCEAARIDPLNPNVWAQKGHLFYLQKDFDKAKDCYERVISFVEDAADMHFVYLRLGSIYLDEKEYGRAKHIYLLACDNSASCLTWLGVGIACYRLEEMLEAEDALSEANALNNTNAEVWGYLALICLQGGRQLEAEQCYKYTVKLGLQNDALLQEIRAAQHRFGFGDPSL from the exons ATGTCACAGCCAATACCAGTACAGATCACAGTCGGGAATGCTCAGGACCTG AAAACTCTCAAAAGCAGCTTGCTGCTTACGGTGGTGCGTGTGGAGTACAACGGAGCAGGCCTGGGAGAGTCCTCCAAGACTAATGTGCTGCCAGATGGGACAGCAGAATATGACTTCAGCACCAGCTTTGAGTACAGCCCCGATGGGCCCAACTCCTTGGATGTCCTTGTGCAGAAACCACTGCTCT TGACACTGCTAGAAGTGGCagcaaaggagaagaaaaaaacagagaaagtcACTCCTCTTGCCCAAGCTGTGGTGGACCTTCTACCTCTGCTGCAAG GAGTGCGCTCACTGAAGGTTCTTGCTCCTTTGTATGCAGTGCCTGCCTTCCCATCAGCGATGCCTCACCCCGAGGCCACG GCTGGCCTTGAAGTGATAGTGAGCACCAAAGagctcctgctctctgccaccCAGTTCTCAAGTGGAAACCTCCTGAGCATCACGCTGGAGGCAGCTTATTCTGTCCCTGAAGCCTTTACTCCTGACGCCCAGCAAAACTACATGGCTTGTTTGCAAATACCAGCAGCTGGTGAG AAAGAATTGCCATTGCTCTTCAAGAATGGCATCCTGAAAGCTGATGGTGAAAAAGAACCATTCCCCCGGCCCAAAAACTGGCCCCTTGGCCCCCTCCTGGCCCCTGATGCTCTGAACATACCTAACTCCTTTATTGTTGGTGGGCCctatgaggatgaggatggagagctCACCAAAAGCGAG GACAGGGCATTCAGGATCCAGGCCGAGAGCTCGAGGAGGGTGGTGTGGGACACAGAAATACGCTGTTTCCTggatgctgctgcagtggccaC cctgcagtcGCGCATTGCCGAGTGCCGCCACTGGCCCGTGGAGCTCTGCAGGATGTCCATGTCCTCAGGTGGCAAAGGCAAAGCCAGCAAACTTGACAAG ACCAGAGTTCAGTACAGTATTTTCCGGGACCGCAGGTCACAGCTCAGTCTGGGCAAGGAAAGGCTGGGGACCTCTCCTggcagcaaagctgctcccaATAAGActcagaaggaagagaaagattcCAATGCAACG CAATACAGCGAGGCAGGAACGTTCCTGGTGATGGAGATAAATCTGGACAGGCCCTTGGTCCCAAAGCGGCTGCGGGAGGAGCTGGTCCAGCG ggtgaaggagctgATTCCTCCCCACCCTGCGCTGCCCCCGCGGACGGAAGGAGCCAAGAAG gtgGTGGAGGATTATCACAAACGTGTCACAAGTGTTGCTGTTGCCATCCTGAGAGAGTACCATGAGCTTTTTGGGAAGCAGCTGCCTGACCAGGGAATGATGGACCACAAAACCATGGAGGAACAAAAGCGTCAGCTCAACTATGAACTCAATACCTCtgggaaatattttgcttttaaggAACAGCTTAAG TATTCTGTGGTGAAGATTGTGAGGGAGAAATACCTGAAGACCACAGCATTTGAGACCAAGGAGAAGCTCCAGGAATTTCTCAGTGAGCTCTATGTGTACCTCGTGGACCACATGCACATGGCCCTGAACAAG CTCCTGTCTGGGGAAGATGTTTCTCCTGCCCCTCCACCCTACACAACCAGGAAGCAGCTCTTGCTCTTTGCTCGTGAAGCTGAAGCCAACAAGGACCTCAACCTGGCCTCTCTCTTCTACAAGCAG AGAATAGCTCGGGACCAGCGCAGCATCCAGTCCTGGCTGGCCTATGGAGCCTTCTGCCTCCTGCATGAGGATGCCACCAAAGCCCAGGAATGCTTCCAGCAGGCTGTTTGTCTGGACCCCCAGCACATCCAAAG cttgCTGCTCTGTGGCATTGTGGCTGTCAAGCTGCAGCACTATGAAGAGGCAGAGATTTTCTTTGAGGATGCCTGCTGCTTGGAGCCATCCAGCATCATAGCCTGGACCCTTGCAG GTTTGTTTTATGAGCTGCAGAATAATTACATTCAGGCAGAAAGGAGCTTCCGTGAGGCTAAGAAGCTCCTGCGAGCAGAGCttgaggaggagaggaggctcCTTGAGGCTgctgagggagaggagaaaaagccCAGTTCTCCCAGCACAGACCCAG AGAAGATTCCAGACAGCTCAGCTGACAAACCACCAGAGGCTGTGGAGGGTGTGACATCCAATGAAGAGGCTACAGCAGTGCAGGAAGTCCCagaag CTGCAGAACCTCAGCCACCTCCCTGCACAATCTTCATGAAGACAGTGGAATTCCTGATGAAATTCAATGCTGTCCGG TTTGTCCACAAGGCACTGGCCCACGAGCTGCTGAGCCTTCAGGGAGGCCCCACCTGTGCCTACTACCTGGCCCTGGCCTGGACCTACCTGCTGCGGGAAGACTTCCCCCGGTGTGGGCAGTGCCTGTGCGAGGCCGCTCGCATCGACCCCTTG AATCCAAACGTCTGGGCTCAGAAAGGGCACCTGTTCTACCTGCAGAAGGACTTTGACAAAGCAAAGGATTGCTATGAGCGAGTCATCAGCTTTGTGGAGGATGCTGCAGACATGCACTTTGTCTACCTGCGCCTGGGCTCCATCTACCTGGACGAGAAAGAG TACGGCCGGGCCAAGCACATCTACCTGCTCGCCTGTGACAACTCTGCCTCCTGTCTCACCTGGCTGGGCGTGGGCATCGCTTGCTACAGG CTGGAAGAGATGCTGGAAGCAGAAGATGCTCTCTCTGAAGCCAATGCCCTAAATAACACCAACGCTGAAGTGTGGGGATATCTCGCCCTCATCTGCCTGCAG GGCGGGCGGCAGCTGGAGGCGGAGCAGTGCTACAAATACACGGTCAAG CTCGGCCTGCAGAACGACGCGCTGCTGCAGGAGATCCGCGCCGCCCAGCACCGCTTCGGCTTCGGCGACCCCTCGCTCTGA